The nucleotide window CTCCAAGCTTCATAATGTGAAGTTGACATTCTCAACCTTTTATCTAGAATGTATTCTTTACCTGGAAGTTTATTAACCAATGAACGAGCTTTCTCAGCACGCTTCAGTGTAAGATGAGCACCTTTCCCAGCATTATATCGGTTTTCATCCTGTTGAATAACAGACAATTAAGCAAGGAAATTACACTACAAGTAACAAAGCCTATACTCCAACAGATGACAAAAACACCCACCCTGTTATATTCCTCGAGCCAGCACTCCTCGTCACAAGCCATCAACCATTTCTCCACCCTTTCAAGTATTTCTCGCCTGCTAAAAGCTTCCTCTTTGACCTTAGCAATTTGAAGTTCAATCTGTTCTAGTATGGTAGCAGCACCAACAGCCCCTGGATATAAAAAGAAAGAGTGATATTCGGTAGGATGGGGAGGGGAAGTGAGATTAAACTGATACTATGCTGACAATAATATAACATAGCATCAGCAGTTACCAGACTCAATAGCTTCAATGGCATCTTCTACTGCACTTTGTGAATCTGGGACCAAGTGCGTCTTCCTACATATCTCCTCCAGCTCTAATCTCTTATTCAGGACAAGCTCTTTCATTTTGCTAGACTTTAACTCTTCCAACCTAGAAACTTCTGCCTCAACCTGCACTTACTACCTTTAGATACTTTAAACCAAGAGAAAATCAGTAAACTGGCGTTGAAACATGCATCACTAACATATTTGATGAAATCCACAGAGAGAGTGGTGGGTTCTGCAATTTCATGTTCTGAAGCAGCTATATTACAGGTAACATTCTGAAACATCTGTTGCTCCTCAATAGGTGTATCCATCagtttccataatttcaacatgGTAGTACCAAGATCTTGTAGCTGCCGTGGGTCAAAGAATCATATTATGGTCAGAGAAAAGGGATTGTGGGGAAGAGAGATTTTGAAGCTTACGAAGTGCAGAAATTAACAATTTTACCCTTTGCATCCTCTGTATCTTAACTTCCTGTAACTTTTTAATCAAAGTAGCCAGCTGCTCAATTGTGTTATTGCTAATACTCCAAAATCCTTCAGAGTCACCTAAACTAGGATGGACCTCAGCAACTGTGAGCTTGAAATCCATGCCCATCACCAAGCAGAGTGAGTTCAACATGGTAAGGTGGTCCTCAACCTGCTTTAAACGGTCATTCTGCACAAGAAAGAGATCAGTCAGTAAGGAAAAGATATTGCATTTGTTCTAATGCGGTAGAATcaataaagaattgaaaaatagAAGGTTGATGACCTTCTCTTTCTCAAGTTCATTGAGCTGTCTGTGCAATTCTTCAAGCTTCCTTAAGGACAAGTCACTTTCATCCACAACTGCTTTGGAAGAAACTAATTTGGCTGATCCATAAATCTCATTTGTGATAATTTGTATCTGTTGTAAAACTTGTACAAATTGATTTCTTCTTTCTATTTTCCGTTTCTTCATTTCTTCCAATTGTGGAAGAATTTTGCTGAGCTCCTCCTTCAAGCTTCCAGCATTTTGATCTGACTGAAAAAATTTTGAACCAGAAGATAAGTAAAGAGTTTATTGTAATGGGAAAGTTCTCATCTTTCATTTCTTACCTGCCTAATATGCACTGGCCTCTCCCCCATTGCTGAACAGATGGCAGCAAGTTCGGCTTCAGAATCAGCAATTGTCTGTCTTAGCTGAGCTCTACACCGATTTGCTTGATCTACCTTTCTTCTGTATACTTCGAGGCATTCTCGTTCAAGCTCAAGCAGCATTTCATCCCTATCAGTATCTGTCTCCCCAACTTCATCCCAGATTATCTAATTTATTCAAGGAATCATGAAAGCGTATATATTATTAGATTATGTTCAAGCTTTTAAAATAACAACATGTGCATACAAAGGCATccaagaaaaaaaatatataaaaggtaTCCATTGTGAACAAAGTTCAACAATACCTGAAGTTCATATAAAAGGGTTCCGCACGTTGTTTCCACTTGAAGAAGTGGATCACTTGGCGTAGTAGACATGTTGAACAATTCCTGCCAAAACAATACCTTCAGAAACAAAAAGATTTATAAAATTGTTAGAGATAGCAGGATCAACTTTAACTGGAAGATTGAGAAGCAGGAAAAACAAGTTGCAGAGCAGTCACTAAGTAAATAACCTGAAACTTTAAGCTTGGACTGGGACATGAAAATCAACACTTATCTTTT belongs to Gossypium arboreum isolate Shixiya-1 chromosome 7, ASM2569848v2, whole genome shotgun sequence and includes:
- the LOC108449940 gene encoding 65-kDa microtubule-associated protein 3-like isoform X1 is translated as MSTTPSDPLLQVETTCGTLLYELQIIWDEVGETDTDRDEMLLELERECLEVYRRKVDQANRCRAQLRQTIADSEAELAAICSAMGERPVHIRQSDQNAGSLKEELSKILPQLEEMKKRKIERRNQFVQVLQQIQIITNEIYGSAKLVSSKAVVDESDLSLRKLEELHRQLNELEKEKNDRLKQVEDHLTMLNSLCLVMGMDFKLTVAEVHPSLGDSEGFWSISNNTIEQLATLIKKLQEVKIQRMQRLQDLGTTMLKLWKLMDTPIEEQQMFQNVTCNIAASEHEIAEPTTLSVDFIKYVEAEVSRLEELKSSKMKELVLNKRLELEEICRKTHLVPDSQSAVEDAIEAIESGAVGAATILEQIELQIAKVKEEAFSRREILERVEKWLMACDEECWLEEYNRDENRYNAGKGAHLTLKRAEKARSLVNKLPGMVEALASKTLAWEKETEVEFLYDGIRLLSMLEEYTILRQEKEQERRRLRDQKKLQGQLMAEQEALYGSKPSPSKPLSVKKGPRHSTGGASSRRVSLGGAMLPTHKPDSLHSEKATPQTLHKRTERMFQNDHLNHRHDDAIPAFSAIRRGLDIADIPVRKHSFNVVNANELESPLVRKPFSPISSMVSSKANITNTLEDDGETLQKMQPVNFPYTTPSKTTLLVDEDNRTPKAMCIAAMTPASTVSIPMQTAMTPAPLIIPFGKPVQEISEEIEQSFEERRLAFVLAETLQVTTSLVQV
- the LOC108449940 gene encoding 65-kDa microtubule-associated protein 3-like isoform X2, with the protein product MSTTPSDPLLQVETTCGTLLYELQIIWDEVGETDTDRDEMLLELERECLEVYRRKVDQANRCRAQLRQTIADSEAELAAICSAMGERPVHIRQSDQNAGSLKEELSKILPQLEEMKKRKIERRNQFVQVLQQIQIITNEIYGSAKLVSSKAVVDESDLSLRKLEELHRQLNELEKEKNDRLKQVEDHLTMLNSLCLVMGMDFKLTVAEVHPSLGDSEGFWSISNNTIEQLATLIKKLQEVKIQRMQRLQDLGTTMLKLWKLMDTPIEEQQMFQNVTCNIAASEHEIAEPTTLSVDFIKYVEAEVSRLEELKSSKMKELVLNKRLELEEICRKTHLVPDSQSAVEDAIEAIESGAVGAATILEQIELQIAKVKEEAFSRREILERVEKWLMACDEECWLEEYNRDENRYNAGKGAHLTLKRAEKARSLVNKLPGMVEALASKTLAWEKETEVEFLYDGIRLLSMLEEYTILRQEKEQERRRLRDQKKLQGQLMAEQEALYGSKPSPSKPLSVKKGPRHSTGGASSRRVSLGGAMLPTHKPDSLHSEKATPQTLHKRTERMFQNDHLNHRHDDAIPAFSAIRRGLDIADIPVRKHSFNVVNANELESPLKMQPVNFPYTTPSKTTLLVDEDNRTPKAMCIAAMTPASTVSIPMQTAMTPAPLIIPFGKPVQEISEEIEQSFEERRLAFVLAETLQVTTSLVQV